In the Acanthopagrus latus isolate v.2019 chromosome 23, fAcaLat1.1, whole genome shotgun sequence genome, one interval contains:
- the LOC119014339 gene encoding fibroin heavy chain isoform X2: MISHDHFLLLVNSTNKLSHLVLCCVQFSGVKPQSVSWGRVLPARGVGIGVKPGAGALGALGSRYGAKAMKTGMGRYPGAQLGAGGYRVLGLGSRAGLKPGAYGTQGAYGAHLGTGMGLGTGLTNGLGLSLGQGPKRAYGAGHGTLPGYGALAGLGYPGARPGIGLGYAAGQKAKAQKPGASTADLGGPELARLGQTVQDLMREKSRALGPSYGKGDKTLGPEMAGMRRTNILGATAPEAHAGIGFRPAVLTPGREVKSLDSKLKSSSLGRMTPFDKNSESLAVSQGEVGENYDSLVSLKRGTASHGATPVTGGVRQQLPLEDNIRGLGHVPSPVQRAQDYDLSSQQNQWVKNCGSTRGLSDALGINRHEHLGPETQRGQGLVPQPHAGKDSKHLGHASPQTLPQTQDVRGNIFSPPQGQAARNYVSAIADRQGVKDLGLVAQDTSVPRIRGTIAVDNNGRGPLNLQVQGGGNYAPVIPGTSGTQSLGVPSVEGQEAHGYTADGKKAKHLSHAEHEGTKSNPLTVPGQTGTNTHASSYGGGAGLGASLGAGGYGAGLGQGAYLGGAAGKLGAAAALGQGYGDGATGYLGAVPGNGLGYGNGYSDGYGAGLGYPAELADVAENKAGKSEALSTGGYAGPVQGAYGALGAGALGTGLESAGGKYGGGAPQVPYGNAPVIPTGLEGDGGYPYSPQQIALGAEGAKTASKYGAGAGYGVQQTGYGAQLGAAHDALGEQAGKYGVNGYKG, encoded by the exons ATGATTTCACATGATCATTTTTTACTTCTGGTTAATTCAACAAACAAATTGTCACACCTAGTGTTATGTTGTGTTCAATTTTCAGGGGTTAAACCTCAGAGTGTGTCCTGGGGGAGAGTGCTGCCAGCCAGAG gtgTTGGCATTGGAGTTAAACCTGGAG CAGGTGCCCTCGGAGCGCTGGGGAGCCGATATGGCGCCAAAGCAATGAAGACCGGAA TGGGACGTTATCCAGGGGCTCAGCTGGGTGCTG GAGGTTACAGAGTTCTTGGATTAGGAAGTAGAGCAGGCCTGAAGCCAGGCGCATATGGAACCCAGGGAGCCTATG GGGCTCATCTTGGCACAGGAATGGGTTTAGGGACTGGACTCACAAACGGACTTGGATTGAGTTTGGGCCAGGGACCGAAACGTG CGTATGGTGCTGGCCATGGCACTCTGCCTG GATACGGTGCTTTAGCTGGCCTTGGCTACCCTGGAGCCCGACCAG GAATTGGACTTGGGTATGCCGCTGGACAGAAGGCTAAGGCACAGAAACCTG GTGCATCGACAGCAGATTTGGGTGGACCTGAGCTGGCCCGTCTGGGGCAAACTGTTCAAGATCTGAtgagagaaaagagcagagcACTTGGCCCATCGTATGGAAAAGGGGACAAAACTCTTGGACCTGAAATGGCCGGGATGAGGAGAACCAATATACTTGGTGCCACTGCTCCTGAAGCACATGCAGGAATTGGCTTTAGACCTGCTGTACTCACACCTGGAAGAGAGGTCAAAAGCCTTGATTCAAAACTGAAGTCATCGAGTCTTGGACGTATGACGCCCTttgataaaaacagtgaaagtcTTGCTGTTTCACAAGGAGAGGTAGGAGAAAATTATGACAGTTTGGTGTCATTGAAAAGGGGCACAGCAAGCCATGGAGCCACACCGGTCACTGGAGGTGTAAGACAGCAATTGCCTCTTGAAGATAATATCAGAGGTCTTGGTCATGTTCCTTCACCGGTACAAAGGGCACAAGACTATGATTTATCTAGCCAACAAAATCAGTGGGTCAAAAACTGTGGATCCACTCGTGGTTTGTCAGATGCATTGGGAATCAATCGCCATGAGCATTTGGGTCCAGAGACGCAGAGGGGTCAAGGTTTAGTGCCCCAGCCTCATGCTGGTAAGGACAGCAAACATCTTGGGCATGCATCTCCACAAACTCTTCCACAGACCCAAGATGTCAGAGGCAATATATTCTCTCCTCCACAGGGTCAGGCAGCCAGAAACTATGTATCTGCCATAGCAGACAGGCAGGGTGTCAAAGACCTTGGGCTTGTGGCTCAAGACACAAGTGTGCCTAGAATCCGTGGGACAATTGCTGTAGACAACAATGGTCGTGGTCCTCTTAATCTTCAAGTACAAGGAGGAGGGAACTACGCACCAGTGATCCCAGGCACAAGTGGAACCCAAAGTTTAGGTGTCCCCTCAGTAGAAGGGCAGGAAGCTCATGGCTATACTGCTGATGGAAAGAAGGCAAAACACCTTTCCCATGCTGAACATGAAGGGACAAAGTCTAATCCTCTCACTGTCCCAGGACAGACTGGGACGAATACCCATGCATCAA GTTATGGCGGTGGAGCAGGTCTGGGAGCAAGCCTGGGTGCTGGGGGCTATGGAGCAG GTTTGGGACAGGGAGCATACCTGGGTGGTGCTGCTGGCAAACTCGGAG ctgctgctgctcttggACAAG GCTATGGTGACGGAGCAACAGGATACTTGGGTGCTGTGCCAGGCAACGGATTGG GTTATGGGAATGGTTACAGCGATGGCTATGGGGCTG GGCTCGGTTACCCTGCAGAGTTAGCTGATGTTGCTGAGAACAAAGCAGGGAAGAGTGAAG CCCTCAGTACAGGAGGCTATGCTGGACCAGTCCAGGGGGCATATG GTGCACTCGGCGCAGGGGCACTCGGTACAGGACTGGAATCAGCTGGTGGTAAATATG gaggaggagctcctCAGGTTCCTTATGGTAATGCTCCAGTGATTCCTACTGGGCTGGAAG GTGATGGTGGCTACCCGTACTCTCCTCAGCAGATTGCTCTCGGGGCTGAAGGTGCCAAAACTGCCAGCAAATACG gtgCTGGTGCAGGATATGGAGTTCAGCAAACAG GTTACGGTGCACAGCTGGGAGCAGCTCATGATGCCTTGG GAGAGCAAGCTGGCAAATATGGAGTGAACGGATACAAAG GCTAA
- the LOC119014339 gene encoding fibroin heavy chain isoform X13, whose protein sequence is MISHDHFLLLVNSTNKLSHLVLCCVQFSGVKPQSVSWGRVLPARGVGIGVKPGVAGALGALGSRYGAKAMKTGMGRYPGAQLGAGGYRVLGLGSRAGLKPGAYGTQGAYGAHLGTGMGLGTGLTNGLGLSLGQGPKRAYGAGHGTLPGYGALAGLGYPGARPGYGGGAGLGASLGAGGYGAGLGQGAYLGGAAGKLGGYGDGATGYLGAVPGNGLGYGNGYSDGYGAGLGYPAELADVAENKAGKSEALSTGGYAGPVQGAYGALGAGALGTGLESAGGKYGGGAPQVPYGNAPVIPTGLEGDGGYPYSPQQIALGAEGAKTASKYGAGAGYGVQQTGYGAQLGAAHDALGEQAGKYGVNGYKG, encoded by the exons ATGATTTCACATGATCATTTTTTACTTCTGGTTAATTCAACAAACAAATTGTCACACCTAGTGTTATGTTGTGTTCAATTTTCAGGGGTTAAACCTCAGAGTGTGTCCTGGGGGAGAGTGCTGCCAGCCAGAG gtgTTGGCATTGGAGTTAAACCTGGAG TAGCAGGTGCCCTCGGAGCGCTGGGGAGCCGATATGGCGCCAAAGCAATGAAGACCGGAA TGGGACGTTATCCAGGGGCTCAGCTGGGTGCTG GAGGTTACAGAGTTCTTGGATTAGGAAGTAGAGCAGGCCTGAAGCCAGGCGCATATGGAACCCAGGGAGCCTATG GGGCTCATCTTGGCACAGGAATGGGTTTAGGGACTGGACTCACAAACGGACTTGGATTGAGTTTGGGCCAGGGACCGAAACGTG CGTATGGTGCTGGCCATGGCACTCTGCCTG GATACGGTGCTTTAGCTGGCCTTGGCTACCCTGGAGCCCGACCAG GTTATGGCGGTGGAGCAGGTCTGGGAGCAAGCCTGGGTGCTGGGGGCTATGGAGCAG GTTTGGGACAGGGAGCATACCTGGGTGGTGCTGCTGGCAAACTCGGAG GCTATGGTGACGGAGCAACAGGATACTTGGGTGCTGTGCCAGGCAACGGATTGG GTTATGGGAATGGTTACAGCGATGGCTATGGGGCTG GGCTCGGTTACCCTGCAGAGTTAGCTGATGTTGCTGAGAACAAAGCAGGGAAGAGTGAAG CCCTCAGTACAGGAGGCTATGCTGGACCAGTCCAGGGGGCATATG GTGCACTCGGCGCAGGGGCACTCGGTACAGGACTGGAATCAGCTGGTGGTAAATATG gaggaggagctcctCAGGTTCCTTATGGTAATGCTCCAGTGATTCCTACTGGGCTGGAAG GTGATGGTGGCTACCCGTACTCTCCTCAGCAGATTGCTCTCGGGGCTGAAGGTGCCAAAACTGCCAGCAAATACG gtgCTGGTGCAGGATATGGAGTTCAGCAAACAG GTTACGGTGCACAGCTGGGAGCAGCTCATGATGCCTTGG GAGAGCAAGCTGGCAAATATGGAGTGAACGGATACAAAG GCTAA
- the LOC119014339 gene encoding fibroin heavy chain isoform X11, whose protein sequence is MISHDHFLLLVNSTNKLSHLVLCCVQFSGVKPQSVSWGRVLPARGVGIGVKPGVAGALGALGSRYGAKAMKTGMGRYPGAQLGAGGYRVLGLGSRAGLKPGAYGTQGAYGAHLGTGMGLGTGLTNGLGLSLGQGPKRAYGAGHGTLPGYGALAGLGYPGARPGIGLGYAAGQKAKAQKPGYGGGAGLGASLGAGGYGAGLGQGAYLGGAAGKLGGYGDGATGYLGAVPGNGLGYGNGYSDGYGAGLGYPAELADVAENKAGKSEALSTGGYAGPVQGAYGALGAGALGTGLESAGGKYGGGAPQVPYGNAPVIPTGLEGDGGYPYSPQQIALGAEGAKTASKYGAGAGYGVQQTGYGAQLGAAHDALGEQAGKYGVNGYKG, encoded by the exons ATGATTTCACATGATCATTTTTTACTTCTGGTTAATTCAACAAACAAATTGTCACACCTAGTGTTATGTTGTGTTCAATTTTCAGGGGTTAAACCTCAGAGTGTGTCCTGGGGGAGAGTGCTGCCAGCCAGAG gtgTTGGCATTGGAGTTAAACCTGGAG TAGCAGGTGCCCTCGGAGCGCTGGGGAGCCGATATGGCGCCAAAGCAATGAAGACCGGAA TGGGACGTTATCCAGGGGCTCAGCTGGGTGCTG GAGGTTACAGAGTTCTTGGATTAGGAAGTAGAGCAGGCCTGAAGCCAGGCGCATATGGAACCCAGGGAGCCTATG GGGCTCATCTTGGCACAGGAATGGGTTTAGGGACTGGACTCACAAACGGACTTGGATTGAGTTTGGGCCAGGGACCGAAACGTG CGTATGGTGCTGGCCATGGCACTCTGCCTG GATACGGTGCTTTAGCTGGCCTTGGCTACCCTGGAGCCCGACCAG GAATTGGACTTGGGTATGCCGCTGGACAGAAGGCTAAGGCACAGAAACCTG GTTATGGCGGTGGAGCAGGTCTGGGAGCAAGCCTGGGTGCTGGGGGCTATGGAGCAG GTTTGGGACAGGGAGCATACCTGGGTGGTGCTGCTGGCAAACTCGGAG GCTATGGTGACGGAGCAACAGGATACTTGGGTGCTGTGCCAGGCAACGGATTGG GTTATGGGAATGGTTACAGCGATGGCTATGGGGCTG GGCTCGGTTACCCTGCAGAGTTAGCTGATGTTGCTGAGAACAAAGCAGGGAAGAGTGAAG CCCTCAGTACAGGAGGCTATGCTGGACCAGTCCAGGGGGCATATG GTGCACTCGGCGCAGGGGCACTCGGTACAGGACTGGAATCAGCTGGTGGTAAATATG gaggaggagctcctCAGGTTCCTTATGGTAATGCTCCAGTGATTCCTACTGGGCTGGAAG GTGATGGTGGCTACCCGTACTCTCCTCAGCAGATTGCTCTCGGGGCTGAAGGTGCCAAAACTGCCAGCAAATACG gtgCTGGTGCAGGATATGGAGTTCAGCAAACAG GTTACGGTGCACAGCTGGGAGCAGCTCATGATGCCTTGG GAGAGCAAGCTGGCAAATATGGAGTGAACGGATACAAAG GCTAA
- the LOC119014339 gene encoding fibroin heavy chain isoform X10: MISHDHFLLLVNSTNKLSHLVLCCVQFSGVKPQSVSWGRVLPARGVGIGVKPGVAGALGALGSRYGAKAMKTGMGRYPGAQLGAGGYRVLGLGSRAGLKPGAYGTQGAYGAHLGTGMGLGTGLTNGLGLSLGQGPKRAYGAGHGTLPGYGALAGLGYPGARPGIGLGYAAGQKAKAQKPGYGGGAGLGASLGAGGYGAGLGQGAYLGGAAGKLGAAAALGQGYGDGATGYLGAVPGNGLGYGNGYSDGYGAGLGYPAELADVAENKAGKSEALSTGGYAGPVQGAYGALGAGALGTGLESAGGKYGGGAPQVPYGNAPVIPTGLEGDGGYPYSPQQIALGAEGAKTASKYGAGAGYGVQQTGYGAQLGAAHDALGEQAGKYGVNGYKG; the protein is encoded by the exons ATGATTTCACATGATCATTTTTTACTTCTGGTTAATTCAACAAACAAATTGTCACACCTAGTGTTATGTTGTGTTCAATTTTCAGGGGTTAAACCTCAGAGTGTGTCCTGGGGGAGAGTGCTGCCAGCCAGAG gtgTTGGCATTGGAGTTAAACCTGGAG TAGCAGGTGCCCTCGGAGCGCTGGGGAGCCGATATGGCGCCAAAGCAATGAAGACCGGAA TGGGACGTTATCCAGGGGCTCAGCTGGGTGCTG GAGGTTACAGAGTTCTTGGATTAGGAAGTAGAGCAGGCCTGAAGCCAGGCGCATATGGAACCCAGGGAGCCTATG GGGCTCATCTTGGCACAGGAATGGGTTTAGGGACTGGACTCACAAACGGACTTGGATTGAGTTTGGGCCAGGGACCGAAACGTG CGTATGGTGCTGGCCATGGCACTCTGCCTG GATACGGTGCTTTAGCTGGCCTTGGCTACCCTGGAGCCCGACCAG GAATTGGACTTGGGTATGCCGCTGGACAGAAGGCTAAGGCACAGAAACCTG GTTATGGCGGTGGAGCAGGTCTGGGAGCAAGCCTGGGTGCTGGGGGCTATGGAGCAG GTTTGGGACAGGGAGCATACCTGGGTGGTGCTGCTGGCAAACTCGGAG ctgctgctgctcttggACAAG GCTATGGTGACGGAGCAACAGGATACTTGGGTGCTGTGCCAGGCAACGGATTGG GTTATGGGAATGGTTACAGCGATGGCTATGGGGCTG GGCTCGGTTACCCTGCAGAGTTAGCTGATGTTGCTGAGAACAAAGCAGGGAAGAGTGAAG CCCTCAGTACAGGAGGCTATGCTGGACCAGTCCAGGGGGCATATG GTGCACTCGGCGCAGGGGCACTCGGTACAGGACTGGAATCAGCTGGTGGTAAATATG gaggaggagctcctCAGGTTCCTTATGGTAATGCTCCAGTGATTCCTACTGGGCTGGAAG GTGATGGTGGCTACCCGTACTCTCCTCAGCAGATTGCTCTCGGGGCTGAAGGTGCCAAAACTGCCAGCAAATACG gtgCTGGTGCAGGATATGGAGTTCAGCAAACAG GTTACGGTGCACAGCTGGGAGCAGCTCATGATGCCTTGG GAGAGCAAGCTGGCAAATATGGAGTGAACGGATACAAAG GCTAA
- the LOC119014339 gene encoding fibroin heavy chain isoform X9, translated as MISHDHFLLLVNSTNKLSHLVLCCVQFSGVKPQSVSWGRVLPARGVGIGVKPGVAGALGALGSRYGAKAMKTGMGRYPGAQLGAGGYRVLGLGSRAGLKPGAYGTQGAYGAHLGTGMGLGTGLTNGLGLSLGQGPKRAYGAGHGTLPGYGALAGLGYPGARPGIGLGYAAGQKAKAQKPGASTADLGGPELARLGQTVQDLMREKSRALGPSYGKGDKTLGPEMAGMRRTNILGATAPEAHAGIGFRPAVLTPGREVKSLDSKLKSSSLGRMTPFDKNSESLAVSQGEVGENYDSLVSLKRGTASHGATPVTGGVRQQLPLEDNIRGLGHVPSPVQRAQDYDLSSQQNQWVKNCGSTRGLSDALGINRHEHLGPETQRGQGLVPQPHAGKDSKHLGHASPQTLPQTQDVRGNIFSPPQGQAARNYVSAIADRQGVKDLGLVAQDTSVPRIRGTIAVDNNGRGPLNLQVQGGGNYAPVIPGTSGTQSLGVPSVEGQEAHGYTADGKKAKHLSHAEHEGTKSNPLTVPGQTGTNTHASSYGGGAGLGASLGAGGYGAGLGQGAYLGGAAGKLGGYGDGATGYLGAVPGNGLGYGNGYSDGYGAALSTGGYAGPVQGAYGALGAGALGTGLESAGGKYGGGAPQVPYGNAPVIPTGLEGDGGYPYSPQQIALGAEGAKTASKYGAGAGYGVQQTGYGAQLGAAHDALGEQAGKYGVNGYKG; from the exons ATGATTTCACATGATCATTTTTTACTTCTGGTTAATTCAACAAACAAATTGTCACACCTAGTGTTATGTTGTGTTCAATTTTCAGGGGTTAAACCTCAGAGTGTGTCCTGGGGGAGAGTGCTGCCAGCCAGAG gtgTTGGCATTGGAGTTAAACCTGGAG TAGCAGGTGCCCTCGGAGCGCTGGGGAGCCGATATGGCGCCAAAGCAATGAAGACCGGAA TGGGACGTTATCCAGGGGCTCAGCTGGGTGCTG GAGGTTACAGAGTTCTTGGATTAGGAAGTAGAGCAGGCCTGAAGCCAGGCGCATATGGAACCCAGGGAGCCTATG GGGCTCATCTTGGCACAGGAATGGGTTTAGGGACTGGACTCACAAACGGACTTGGATTGAGTTTGGGCCAGGGACCGAAACGTG CGTATGGTGCTGGCCATGGCACTCTGCCTG GATACGGTGCTTTAGCTGGCCTTGGCTACCCTGGAGCCCGACCAG GAATTGGACTTGGGTATGCCGCTGGACAGAAGGCTAAGGCACAGAAACCTG GTGCATCGACAGCAGATTTGGGTGGACCTGAGCTGGCCCGTCTGGGGCAAACTGTTCAAGATCTGAtgagagaaaagagcagagcACTTGGCCCATCGTATGGAAAAGGGGACAAAACTCTTGGACCTGAAATGGCCGGGATGAGGAGAACCAATATACTTGGTGCCACTGCTCCTGAAGCACATGCAGGAATTGGCTTTAGACCTGCTGTACTCACACCTGGAAGAGAGGTCAAAAGCCTTGATTCAAAACTGAAGTCATCGAGTCTTGGACGTATGACGCCCTttgataaaaacagtgaaagtcTTGCTGTTTCACAAGGAGAGGTAGGAGAAAATTATGACAGTTTGGTGTCATTGAAAAGGGGCACAGCAAGCCATGGAGCCACACCGGTCACTGGAGGTGTAAGACAGCAATTGCCTCTTGAAGATAATATCAGAGGTCTTGGTCATGTTCCTTCACCGGTACAAAGGGCACAAGACTATGATTTATCTAGCCAACAAAATCAGTGGGTCAAAAACTGTGGATCCACTCGTGGTTTGTCAGATGCATTGGGAATCAATCGCCATGAGCATTTGGGTCCAGAGACGCAGAGGGGTCAAGGTTTAGTGCCCCAGCCTCATGCTGGTAAGGACAGCAAACATCTTGGGCATGCATCTCCACAAACTCTTCCACAGACCCAAGATGTCAGAGGCAATATATTCTCTCCTCCACAGGGTCAGGCAGCCAGAAACTATGTATCTGCCATAGCAGACAGGCAGGGTGTCAAAGACCTTGGGCTTGTGGCTCAAGACACAAGTGTGCCTAGAATCCGTGGGACAATTGCTGTAGACAACAATGGTCGTGGTCCTCTTAATCTTCAAGTACAAGGAGGAGGGAACTACGCACCAGTGATCCCAGGCACAAGTGGAACCCAAAGTTTAGGTGTCCCCTCAGTAGAAGGGCAGGAAGCTCATGGCTATACTGCTGATGGAAAGAAGGCAAAACACCTTTCCCATGCTGAACATGAAGGGACAAAGTCTAATCCTCTCACTGTCCCAGGACAGACTGGGACGAATACCCATGCATCAA GTTATGGCGGTGGAGCAGGTCTGGGAGCAAGCCTGGGTGCTGGGGGCTATGGAGCAG GTTTGGGACAGGGAGCATACCTGGGTGGTGCTGCTGGCAAACTCGGAG GCTATGGTGACGGAGCAACAGGATACTTGGGTGCTGTGCCAGGCAACGGATTGG GTTATGGGAATGGTTACAGCGATGGCTATGGGGCTG CCCTCAGTACAGGAGGCTATGCTGGACCAGTCCAGGGGGCATATG GTGCACTCGGCGCAGGGGCACTCGGTACAGGACTGGAATCAGCTGGTGGTAAATATG gaggaggagctcctCAGGTTCCTTATGGTAATGCTCCAGTGATTCCTACTGGGCTGGAAG GTGATGGTGGCTACCCGTACTCTCCTCAGCAGATTGCTCTCGGGGCTGAAGGTGCCAAAACTGCCAGCAAATACG gtgCTGGTGCAGGATATGGAGTTCAGCAAACAG GTTACGGTGCACAGCTGGGAGCAGCTCATGATGCCTTGG GAGAGCAAGCTGGCAAATATGGAGTGAACGGATACAAAG GCTAA
- the LOC119014339 gene encoding fibroin heavy chain isoform X12, producing MISHDHFLLLVNSTNKLSHLVLCCVQFSGVKPQSVSWGRVLPARGVGIGVKPGVAGALGALGSRYGAKAMKTGMGRYPGAQLGAGGYRVLGLGSRAGLKPGAYGTQGAYGAHLGTGMGLGTGLTNGLGLSLGQGPKRAYGAGHGTLPGYGALAGLGYPGARPGYGGGAGLGASLGAGGYGAGLGQGAYLGGAAGKLGAAAALGQGYGDGATGYLGAVPGNGLGYGNGYSDGYGAGLGYPAELADVAENKAGKSEALSTGGYAGPVQGAYGALGAGALGTGLESAGGKYGGGAPQVPYGNAPVIPTGLEGDGGYPYSPQQIALGAEGAKTASKYGAGAGYGVQQTGYGAQLGAAHDALGEQAGKYGVNGYKG from the exons ATGATTTCACATGATCATTTTTTACTTCTGGTTAATTCAACAAACAAATTGTCACACCTAGTGTTATGTTGTGTTCAATTTTCAGGGGTTAAACCTCAGAGTGTGTCCTGGGGGAGAGTGCTGCCAGCCAGAG gtgTTGGCATTGGAGTTAAACCTGGAG TAGCAGGTGCCCTCGGAGCGCTGGGGAGCCGATATGGCGCCAAAGCAATGAAGACCGGAA TGGGACGTTATCCAGGGGCTCAGCTGGGTGCTG GAGGTTACAGAGTTCTTGGATTAGGAAGTAGAGCAGGCCTGAAGCCAGGCGCATATGGAACCCAGGGAGCCTATG GGGCTCATCTTGGCACAGGAATGGGTTTAGGGACTGGACTCACAAACGGACTTGGATTGAGTTTGGGCCAGGGACCGAAACGTG CGTATGGTGCTGGCCATGGCACTCTGCCTG GATACGGTGCTTTAGCTGGCCTTGGCTACCCTGGAGCCCGACCAG GTTATGGCGGTGGAGCAGGTCTGGGAGCAAGCCTGGGTGCTGGGGGCTATGGAGCAG GTTTGGGACAGGGAGCATACCTGGGTGGTGCTGCTGGCAAACTCGGAG ctgctgctgctcttggACAAG GCTATGGTGACGGAGCAACAGGATACTTGGGTGCTGTGCCAGGCAACGGATTGG GTTATGGGAATGGTTACAGCGATGGCTATGGGGCTG GGCTCGGTTACCCTGCAGAGTTAGCTGATGTTGCTGAGAACAAAGCAGGGAAGAGTGAAG CCCTCAGTACAGGAGGCTATGCTGGACCAGTCCAGGGGGCATATG GTGCACTCGGCGCAGGGGCACTCGGTACAGGACTGGAATCAGCTGGTGGTAAATATG gaggaggagctcctCAGGTTCCTTATGGTAATGCTCCAGTGATTCCTACTGGGCTGGAAG GTGATGGTGGCTACCCGTACTCTCCTCAGCAGATTGCTCTCGGGGCTGAAGGTGCCAAAACTGCCAGCAAATACG gtgCTGGTGCAGGATATGGAGTTCAGCAAACAG GTTACGGTGCACAGCTGGGAGCAGCTCATGATGCCTTGG GAGAGCAAGCTGGCAAATATGGAGTGAACGGATACAAAG GCTAA